The following coding sequences lie in one Chryseobacterium culicis genomic window:
- a CDS encoding M15 family metallopeptidase, whose product MDKVTLERIQNLHPLVRDEVKQIIQECDEALTGRAKIRITQGLRSFEEQEKLYAIGRITSGKKVTNAKAGQSIHNYGLAVDICLMIDGKTASWDTAKDWDNDRVADWYECVKIFARHGWDWGGNWKTFKDLPHFEKKNIPSKKGSVKTRWRSLLKMPKDKQNYVIF is encoded by the coding sequence ATGGACAAAGTAACCTTAGAACGAATTCAGAATCTTCATCCGTTGGTAAGAGATGAAGTGAAGCAAATTATACAGGAATGCGATGAAGCCCTTACCGGAAGAGCCAAGATAAGGATCACCCAGGGATTAAGATCTTTTGAAGAACAGGAAAAGCTGTATGCGATCGGAAGAATTACGTCAGGAAAAAAGGTAACCAATGCAAAGGCAGGACAAAGCATCCACAATTATGGACTTGCTGTAGATATCTGCCTGATGATTGACGGAAAAACAGCGAGCTGGGACACTGCAAAAGACTGGGATAATGACCGCGTTGCAGACTGGTATGAGTGTGTCAAAATCTTTGCCCGCCATGGCTGGGACTGGGGTGGCAACTGGAAAACATTTAAAGATCTTCCCCACTTTGAAAAAAAGAATATCCCTTCTAAAAAAGGCTCTGTAAAAACCCGTTGGAGATCACTTCTGAAGATGCCAAAAGACAAGCAGAATTACGTCATTTTTTAG
- a CDS encoding Y-family DNA polymerase, giving the protein MYALVDCNNFFVSCERTLDPDLEGKPVVVLSNNDGCVVSRSKEAKDLGIPMAAPAFKYKELFQKYDVKSFSAKFELYNYKSQQVINIAKSYVIDHEVYSIDELFLDLTGFKYIDMYNYCLKIRNEIYDKENIPVSIGIAPTKTLCKVANRIVKDFPDNFKGVYILDTPEKIEKALKWLNIGDVWGIGRRLAVKMNDSGVYKAWDLLQKPEMWVRKVMGIHGIRMINELKGIRQLELDTPSPKKSIAVTRSFMQMLTKKEEVRERVETFGMYCSERLRKQNTCCKMITVFVQTNRFRKDLPEYKNAMTRILSNPTNSSILIGRVVNELFEAIYREGFHYKRAGVMVNDFVPEDQRQISLFEEDIQNQHLPVMKAMDAMNRKFGKDKVRLGSMSGENTFGRAKLSPEYEAFLKKNTLPEANFRFH; this is encoded by the coding sequence ATGTACGCTCTGGTAGATTGTAACAATTTTTTTGTTTCCTGCGAAAGGACTTTAGATCCTGATCTCGAAGGCAAACCCGTTGTGGTTCTTTCCAACAACGATGGATGTGTGGTGTCCAGAAGTAAAGAAGCAAAAGATCTGGGAATTCCTATGGCAGCTCCTGCATTCAAGTACAAAGAGCTTTTTCAGAAATATGATGTGAAAAGCTTTTCTGCAAAATTTGAATTGTATAATTATAAAAGCCAGCAGGTCATTAATATTGCCAAATCTTATGTTATTGACCATGAAGTTTATAGTATCGATGAGCTTTTTCTTGACTTAACGGGATTTAAGTATATTGATATGTATAACTATTGTCTTAAAATCCGAAATGAAATTTATGATAAGGAAAATATTCCGGTAAGTATTGGCATTGCGCCCACCAAAACATTATGTAAAGTGGCAAACAGAATTGTAAAAGACTTTCCGGATAACTTTAAGGGAGTGTATATTCTGGATACTCCCGAAAAAATTGAAAAAGCCCTGAAGTGGCTCAATATAGGAGATGTGTGGGGAATAGGTAGAAGGCTTGCTGTTAAAATGAATGACAGTGGAGTATATAAAGCCTGGGATCTTCTTCAGAAACCTGAAATGTGGGTCCGAAAAGTGATGGGAATTCATGGGATAAGAATGATTAATGAACTGAAGGGAATCCGCCAGCTTGAGCTTGACACTCCGTCTCCTAAAAAATCCATAGCAGTTACCCGTAGTTTTATGCAGATGCTGACAAAGAAAGAAGAAGTCAGAGAAAGGGTAGAGACTTTCGGGATGTATTGTTCAGAAAGATTAAGAAAGCAGAATACATGCTGTAAAATGATTACGGTTTTTGTACAGACCAACCGTTTTAGAAAAGATCTGCCCGAATATAAAAATGCAATGACCCGGATTCTTTCCAATCCTACCAATTCATCCATCCTAATCGGAAGAGTAGTGAATGAACTTTTTGAAGCCATTTACAGAGAAGGGTTTCATTATAAAAGAGCAGGAGTAATGGTGAATGATTTTGTGCCTGAAGATCAGAGACAGATCAGCCTTTTCGAAGAAGATATCCAAAACCAGCATCTTCCTGTAATGAAAGCAATGGATGCCATGAACAGAAAATTCGGGAAAGATAAAGTACGTTTGGGAAGTATGAGCGGTGAAAATACTTTTGGGCGGGCAAAGCTTTCTCCCGAATATGAAGCCTTCCTGAAAAAGAATACATTGCCGGAAGCCAACTTTAGATTTCATTAG
- a CDS encoding Na+/H+ antiporter, which yields MHTILPFLLAMIAAIVLLNMWAAKLKIAYPILLVVFGLLVSFVPGLPVVKINPDLIFFIFLPPLLFEAAWSISFKEMKRWWRIIGSFAFLVVFFTALAVAVTANYFIPGFTLALGFLLGGIVSPPDAVSTGAIMKFVKIPSTTSAILEGESLLNDASSLIIFRFALIAVGTGQFVWQEASLDFLWMLIGGVGMGLLLAWIFVQAHKRLPTDASSDIALTLIEPYLMYWIAEQLHCSGVLAVVCGGLYMSAKRMIFLNSTSRIRGYSVWESFVFILNGIVFLIIGLELPEIVGGLRWEGIPLRIAIQYGILVTGILIAARIISSYAAMLATLIFRPSVAPRASSSRRRLLMPLMLGWTGMRGVVSLAAALAIPITLENGLPFPNRNLILFITFVVILLTLLVQGLTLPYLIKYGHVFDDFTDEEKDKQSREEIKHKLKQHVYHFLKNKHENELNSNAGLERMLKHWEEKIEANDAEWMNEKTKDIFFEMLESQRQFLSELNKDISVNEEIIRHQLYQIDLEEERLRMI from the coding sequence ATGCATACCATCTTACCTTTTTTATTGGCTATGATTGCGGCCATTGTGCTGCTCAATATGTGGGCTGCAAAGTTAAAAATTGCTTACCCGATTTTACTTGTTGTATTCGGGTTGCTTGTTAGCTTTGTACCTGGTCTTCCGGTTGTAAAAATTAATCCGGATCTTATCTTTTTTATCTTTTTACCTCCTTTGCTATTTGAAGCTGCGTGGTCTATTTCCTTTAAAGAAATGAAACGGTGGTGGCGCATTATTGGAAGCTTTGCATTTTTAGTCGTCTTTTTTACCGCACTGGCCGTAGCAGTGACGGCCAATTACTTTATACCCGGTTTTACGCTTGCCCTCGGATTTTTGCTGGGAGGAATCGTATCTCCTCCTGATGCTGTAAGCACAGGAGCCATCATGAAATTTGTAAAAATACCATCCACTACATCTGCTATTCTGGAAGGAGAAAGTTTGTTGAATGATGCTTCTTCACTTATTATATTCCGTTTTGCTTTAATTGCTGTAGGAACCGGACAGTTTGTATGGCAGGAAGCTTCGCTGGATTTTTTATGGATGCTAATCGGAGGAGTAGGAATGGGTTTATTACTGGCATGGATTTTTGTGCAGGCTCATAAAAGACTTCCTACAGACGCCTCTTCAGATATTGCATTAACACTTATTGAGCCTTATCTGATGTATTGGATTGCAGAGCAGCTCCATTGTTCCGGAGTTTTAGCCGTAGTTTGCGGAGGTCTGTATATGTCTGCTAAAAGGATGATCTTTTTAAACAGTACCAGCCGTATAAGAGGTTACAGCGTATGGGAAAGCTTCGTCTTTATTCTGAATGGCATTGTATTTTTAATTATCGGACTGGAACTTCCTGAAATTGTTGGTGGACTGCGATGGGAAGGAATTCCTTTGAGAATAGCTATTCAATATGGGATATTGGTGACCGGTATTCTGATTGCTGCCAGAATCATAAGCTCTTATGCTGCAATGCTGGCTACACTGATTTTCCGGCCAAGTGTGGCGCCTCGTGCTTCTTCCTCAAGAAGACGTTTGCTGATGCCTCTGATGCTTGGGTGGACAGGAATGAGAGGTGTTGTATCATTAGCCGCAGCATTAGCCATTCCGATTACCCTTGAAAACGGGCTTCCTTTTCCCAACAGAAACCTTATCCTGTTCATTACTTTCGTTGTGATTTTGCTGACGTTGCTTGTTCAGGGACTTACACTCCCATATCTGATAAAATATGGACATGTATTTGATGATTTTACTGATGAGGAGAAAGACAAACAATCCAGAGAAGAAATAAAGCACAAACTGAAACAACACGTCTATCATTTTCTTAAAAACAAGCATGAAAATGAACTGAATAGTAACGCCGGATTAGAAAGAATGCTGAAACACTGGGAAGAAAAAATAGAGGCAAATGATGCAGAATGGATGAATGAAAAAACCAAAGATATCTTTTTTGAAATGCTGGAAAGTCAGAGACAGTTTCTCTCAGAGCTTAACAAAGATATTTCCGTGAATGAAGAAATTATCCGCCATCAGCTTTATCAGATTGATCTTGAGGAAGAACGTTTGAGGATGATTTAA